A genomic region of Plasmodium vivax chromosome 1, whole genome shotgun sequence contains the following coding sequences:
- a CDS encoding serine/threonine protein phosphatase 2b (catalytic subunit), putative (encoded by transcript PVX_093605A), with protein sequence MEPLPNPKNDRQVKDVEPPPAKPLSLELLYPNGTDEPPDYKALRDHLKKEGRIRKEDCLDIIKRVIDIVSNEPNLLRLQDPITIVGDIHGQYYDFLKLLEVGGNPDNTQFLFLGDYVDRGSFSIEVLLLLYALKINFPHKIWLIRGNHECRQMTSFFNFRDECEYKYDMVVYYAFMESFDTIPLSAVINGKFLAVHGGLSPQLVLLNQICSFTRFQEPPRSGIFCDILWADPIDEDKEEHTIQTESYFPNDIRGCSYFFGYNAATTFLEKNGLLSIIRAHEAQLEGYKMHQTNLKTGFPIVITIFSAPNYCDVYNNKGAVLKFDSNTLNIQQFSFSPHPYHLPNFMNLFTWSLPFVSEKVTEMLYCILNSSVNQSDEGVKDVVLPAEVLQIISYIEENNVKLEGMTLSGGGGATAGAASTGATEGSPSSQRKEALFKEGCFHSGASKEGGALGTTSPAAATATTQQMAAQGEQPAHLHTDDAQASKERSDALRKKVQSVGRLMRVFRTLRKENELIVQLKGCSPGYRIPVGLLLQGKEGLENELEKFTKAKQIDSINEKRPPNE encoded by the exons ATGGAGCCTCTACCAAACCCTAAGAACGATAGACAAGTGAAAGACGTGGAACCCCCACCAGCTAAG CCGCTGAGCCTGGAGCTGCTGTACCCGAACGGCACGGACGAGCCGCCAGACTACAAGGCGCTGCGCGACCACCTGAAGAAGGAGGGGCGCATCCGCAAGGAGGACTGCCTAGACATCATCAAGAGGGTGATCGACATCGTGAGCAACGAGCCAAACCTGCTGCGGCTCCAAGACCCAATAACGATCGTGGGGGACATCCACGGCCAGTACTACGATTTTCTGAAGCTACTGGAAGTGGGAGGAAACCCAGATAACACTCAGTTCCTTTTCCTGGGCGACTACGTAGACAGAGGTTCCTTCAGTATAGAGGTCCTGCTCCTCCTCTACGCCctcaaaattaatttcccACATAAAATATGGCTCATAAGAGGAAATCACGAGTGTAGGCAGATGACctccttcttcaattttagAGACGAATGCGAATACAAATACGATATGGTTGTGTATTATGCCTTTATGGAATCCTTTGATACGATCCCCTTATCGGCTGTAATCAATGGGAAGTTCCTAGCCGTCCATGGGGGGTTGTCTCCTCAACTGGTACTCCTCAATCAGATATGTTCCTTCACGAGATTCCAAGAACCCCCACGGTCAGGGATTTTCTGTGACATTTTATGGGCGGACCCAATTGACGAAGATAAAGAGGAGCATACCATTCAGACGGAATCCTACTTCCCCAATGACATCCGAGGGTGTAGCTACTTCTTTGGCTATAATGCTGCCACCACCTTTTTAGAGAAGAACGGGTTACTCTCCATTATAAGAGCTCATGAGGCACAGTTGGAGGGATACAAAATGCATCAAACCAATTTGAAGACCGGCTTCCCCATAGTCATCACCATATTTTCTGCCCCTAATTATTGTGACGTTTATAATAACAAGGGGGCTGTACTCAAATTCGATAGCAACACGTTGAACATCCAACAGTTTagcttttccccccacccgTATCACCTCCCCAATTTTATGAACCTCTTCACCTGGTCTCTCCCCTTTGTTAGCGAGAAAGTCACAGAAATGCTCTACTGCATTTTAAACTCCAGCGTCAACCAATCGGATGAGGGGGTGAAGGACGTCGTGCTTCCTGCGGAGGTCCTCCAGATTATTAGCTACATAGAGGAGAACAATGTCAAGCTGGAGGGGATGACTCTaagtggtggtggtggtgctaCTGCCGGTGCTGCTTCTACCGGTGCTACCGAGGGGTCCCCCTCCTCACAGAGGAAGGAAGCCCTTTTCAAGGAGGGCTGCTTCCACAGTGGGGCATCCAAAGAAGGGGGGGCATTGGGAACAACCTCCCCCGCTGCCGCTACTGCGACTACGCAGCAAATGGCCGCCCAGGGGGAGCAACCGGCCCACCTGCACACCGATGACGCGCAGGCGTCCAAGGAACGGTCCGACGCCCTCAGGAAAAAGGTTCAGTCAGTTGGTCGCCTGATGAGAGTGTTTAGGACGCTGCGCAAGGAGAACGAGTTGATTGTGCAGCTCAAGGGGTGCAGCCCCGGCTACCGCATCCCCGTGGGCCTCCTCCTGCAGGGCAAGGAGGGGCTGGAGAACGAGCTGGAGAAGTTCACCAAGGCCAAGCAGATCGACAGCATAAATGAGAAGCGGCCGCCGAACGAGTAG
- a CDS encoding hypothetical protein, conserved (encoded by transcript PVX_093600A): MVPTKRYEYSPLEEIFFPKRTPNVQCHSDEDAPLGDERGKRRADINRIKDSLLQPELSLELCQRKKNYYNSTRHASHVQSYLFFYDYRKCFHNLEGKIFIDGHPVRIWDDGTKRDPRLKEDIPVQNYNSFVYAYNL; encoded by the exons atGGTGCCGACGAAGCGGTACGAGTACTCCCCGCTggaggaaatatttttccccaaGCGAACCCCAAATGTGCAGTGCCATTCGGATGAAGATGCACCCCTGGGAGACGAACGGGGAAAGCGGCGGGCCGACATCAACCGGATAAAGGACAGCCTACTGCAGCCGGAGCTCTCCCTAGAGTTGTGccagcggaaaaaaaattactacaaTAGCACGAGGCACGCAAGCCATGTGCAGAGCTACTTGTTCTTTTACGACTACCGCAAGTGCTTTCATAACTTGGAGGGGAAGATCTTCATCGACGGGCACCCCGTGCGGATATGGG acGACGGCACGAAGCGAGACCCACGGCTGAAGGAAGACATCCCCGTGCAGAACTATAACTCCTTCGTCTACGCGTATAACCTGTAG